CGGCTTATTTCGCAAATAGTCGGTGTAGTAGCCCTGATATCTCTGGGTGTATTTGGGCTGGGTTTTTATCGAGGGCTAGATCTGGCTGAGTCGATTCGTCTAGTACTAACCTTATCGGTTGCGGTGATTCCAGAGGGGCTACCGATCGCTATCTCGGTCATTCTAGTGCTTGGTATGCGGCGAATGGCCAAACAACAGGCGTTAGTCCGGAGTATGAGTGCCATTGAGAATATCGGCAGCATTACTACGATTGCTACCGATAAAACTGGTACTCTAACTCAGAACAAGCTATCGATCCAAGATGTCTGGTTGCCGAGTGAACCGCTTGAGTTACGTCAGGTGGCGGAGGCTGTCTATTTGTCGGTTAATCAGGGCAAAGGGGAGTTGTTTGATCCCTTGGATAGTGCCCTAATGGCGTTTGCGACTTCCTACCATGTCTCCAGCGTTACCGGACATGATCTGGTGTCTAGCCTGACTTTTGAGCAGGAACAGGCGATGAGTGGTAATGTCTGGCAAGATGCTAAAGGGTATGAGACTTATGTCAAAGGTGCACCGGAACGCATAGTGGCCGCTAGTTCTCTAAGTGACAAACGCCGCCAGGCAATCGAGGAGCGCCTGCACGCCCTCACGGCAAAAGGTTATCGAGTGATTGCCTTAGCCCGTATCCATCGGGGTAAGGAAGTGCCTCAGACATTAACGGCCGTCCGCGAAGAGGGGCTAGAGTTTCTCGCTTTAATTGCGGTAGCTGATGAGTTAAGAGCCGAAGCTAAACAATCGGTGCTGGATGCCCAAGCAGCTGGGGTGAATGTTCGTATGGTTACCGGTGACCATGCGGAGACAGCTTTTGCGATCGGGAAAGAGCTCGGCCTAGTCGAACAACGCAGCCAGGTGTTTGACTGTACCGCTATTGACCAGCTGTCCGAATCGGAGCTGAAAGAGAAGGTAAATAATGCCCAGGTCTTCGCTCGGGTGCTACCGGAGTATAAACATCGTATTCTCAGCATTCTAAAGACGAGCCAGATCGTAGCTATGACTGGTGATGGCGTTAATGACGTACCGGCCCTAACCAATTCTCATATCGGTATCGCCATGGGTAGTGGTTCGCAGATAGCCAAGGAGGCTGGTGATATCGTGCTCTTAGACGACAATTTTAGCAGTATTACAGCGGCGCTGAGGCAAGGGCGCGTTATATTCGACAACATTCGGCGCATGCTCTACTACCTGCTATCTAGTAATCTGGGTGAGGTTCTAACGGTTGTAGCGGCCTTAGTGGTAGGTCTACCGTTACCGCTGCTGCCGGTGCAGATACTTTGGATTAACTTAGCTACCGATACGTCAATGGTAATTCCGCTGGGTTTGGAGCCGGCTGAGTATGATGTGATGAGTCGTCCACCGCGTCCACCTAAGCAGCCGATTTTTACAAAAGCTATGATCTCAAGGATGGCTCTAGCCGGGGTAACGATGGCTATCGTTGCAATTGCATTCTTCCAGTATCATTTACAGACCGAGAGCGCTGACTATGCGCGCACGGTCGTGTTTAATATCTTAATCGTGATCCAGCTGGCCCACGCCTTTAATGCTCGGAGTGAGTGGCAGTCAGTTTTCGCGCGCCTAGGAGTGATGAACTTTAAATTTTATGTCGGACTCATACTGACTGTCGGCCTGCACGTTCTCTCTCTGCGTGGACCGCTAGGGCCGATTCTGCATCTTGAGCTGATTACACTAGAAGATATTATTATTAGCGGTGGGGTGGCTCTGACCGCTATATTAGCCGTAAGCGAACTACATAAGTTCATTGGACGCCGTTATTTTCAGCGGAACTAGTAGTTGACTGCGTAAACCATAAGCATATAATTAAGACCAGTTTAACTGGTAGTAGAGATGAACAAGATCGCTATAGTATCAACAGTAGTCGGAGCGTTATTTGTTACGACCGTGACTTTTTCTACCGTAACCGCTCAGGCTCAGCTAATCGATAGAGCAGCTGAGTCGTCTGAAGCGCTTCAGCAAGAAGTCGACCGGCGAGCTCAACAGACCCCACTGCAGAGGGGTAATTTGGCACCAGATACACCAGTAACCTCAGAAGACGAATCACCTGCGACCACCCCGATGCGCACAACTCAAACGGACGCGCGTGATAATCGATCAAGCTGCACCAACAGGGCCACCGCAGTTAATACTATCGCTGAACGATTTGTGCGCTTAAGTGAACGCCAGCTTTTAGTGATAGGCACGATCGTTGAGCGAGTGGATGGTTACTACAGAGAAAGTGGTCTAGAGGCGGATGGTTACGCTGACTACTTGGCTGCCAACCAAGAGCGACGGGTACAGCTGGAGACAGCGATCGCACAGATTACTGCCACTCAAACAGAGCTAGCCTGCCCTGAGGCTGCTCTGCGTGAGCAGCTAAGGGATTTACGTGTTCAGCTGCAAACAGTTGTGACCCGGGTAGGTGAATACCGACGTACAGCCCGGGAGCTAGTAGTGGTGGTGCGAACGGCTGCTCAAGCCGCCGCCACTGAAGGCGAGACCGAAGGAGAGAATGATTCCGCTCCGGAGGAGCCAGTTATCAATGCCACGGACAGCCCGGATGCGTAAGTATCGTCTTACCCCGATTGAGCTGTTTCTTATCGCGGCTACCGTTTTTGTGGTTGGGTTTGTCGGTTATGCGGTCTACCAGACCCAGCAGATTGCCGAACAGCCGCTAGAAGAGACGGAGATAGCCCCCCGCGATGATGCGGCCGATCGCGTCCCGGATGCGCCAGAGGTAGAGTCGGCACAAGATCTCGATGCTGCCGTTCAAACTTTAGACGAGATCGATCCAGAGGCCGGCCTAGAGGAGGATAGCGAGTTAGAATCTCAAGCCAGCGAACTCTAAGTTCTAAGTTTGCCGCCAGCTAGAAAACTCCCGCGAAATTATTCCGTGGGAGTTTTACGTCTGTAGTTAGAGTTGGTTGTCCTAGCGCCGGAGAGCGCGAACGATAGCTAGGAGGATCACCGCACCGACTGTGGCGACAATTAGCCTACCGATAATATTAGCATCTACCTCGAAACCGAGTGCCTCAAAGACGATACTGCCGATAAAACTACCGATAATACCAACGATAACGTTCATTACTAAGCCCTGTTGGGCGGCCGTTTTCATGATCAGTGAGGCTAGCCATCCGGCTAGACCACCGACAATTAAGGTCATGATAATTACAGGTCCATCCATAGTGATTTTCTCCTTAGCTTTATAAACCCCACAATTATAGCATTGAGATCCGTTGCAATTAAGTTTTGTTTATAGAAAAACCGCCCGAGGCTTTGATGGCCACTGGGCGGTTCTCTAAAGTGCTAGCGCGCAGGTTACTTGCGGCGCGGAGACTTTTCGCTACGTGTGTAGGCTCGCTCGATGATTCGAGCGGCGGTGTCGCGTCCACCGAGTCCGAAAGCGAGAGCGAGTCCTAACATTACACCGGCTACGATAACCGTAATGTTAGCGGTTAGGATGGTAGTGTCGAAGCCAAGCTGGTCGACGGCCATCAGTGAACCGAATGCTACTAGTGAGTAGAATGCTACAGTGGCAATCGGTGAGGCGAAGTCGACACTCATGCGGGCTAGTCCAACCGCAACGGCGTCCCGTACTAAGCGCGCACCAGCTACGGTCACAGTCAATACGATAGCGGCAGCTAGAACGTTAGGCAGGTAGTTTAGTAGCTCGCGGATCACATCGCGCATGGCGTTCAGTTCGAGCACATCAGCGGCAGTGAGGGCGAAGATGACGATTACTACCCAGAAGACTACTCGAGCGGCTAGGCCTACCCAGTCAGCTTCAAGACCGGTAGTTCTAAGCGTTTGAGCTACAGTTTTGTTAGTCTTTAGTTTGTTAATTCCAATAAATTCGAGCACCTTCTTAGTTAGGCTTTCTGCTAGCTTAGCCACTAGCGCACCTAAGATAATAAGTAGGATCGCTCCTAGCAACTTCGGCATGAATGTGCCGATTGATTGCCAGAATTCGTTGGCTGAATCCGTAACGAGATCGGTGAAGTTTTGTACTTCCTGCATCGTTTCCTCCTAATGTTTAATTTACAACGATATAAACATAGTATACCCAATCAAATTCGATTGTGCAAACGCATAAAACGCTATATATAGCGTTTTATGCCGTGTTGATAATACTAATGAGCTCCTATATACTCAGACAAAAAGGAGATGCACACTATGGCTAAAGACGTAACTATCTATACGAGTAATACCTGTGCTTACTGTCACGCGGCGAAGGAGTACTTTAAGCAGAAAGATGTAACCTACACTGAAATAAATCTCGACGAGCAGCCGGAAGCCCGGCAACAGTTGGTGGAGCTGAGTGGACAGATGGCAGTACCGGTAATCTTGATCACCCAAGAAGACGGCAGTCGGGAGATGACTGTCGGATTCGATATGCCGAAACTAGCCTCCGCTCTAGGCGTCTAAGTAGGTAACTATATGGCTCAGAAAAACCTCATTATATATGGTGCTCACTGGTGTCCAGATAGCCAGCGGGTTAAGCACTGGCTGGGTGAACACGATGTAAATTATGTCTGGAAAAACGTTGACGATTCTCAAGCCATTGTCGATGAAATGTTAAGTAAGACCGATAACACTAACCTGATACCAACCCTTGATATCGACGGCACTATACTAGTTAACCCTAGTGATGATGAGCTAGCGGCGGCTCTGCACGAACCGGAGGAAGCCGAGATTAACTATCACGATGTAATTACCATCGGAGCTGGACCGACCGCTCTTGCCACTGCTATCTATACTACCCGTGAGGATATCGATACCGTTCTCCTGGAGAAAGGTGTGGTGGGTGGCTTAGCTGCCACTACCGATCTGATCGAGAACTATCCCGGTTTTGATGAGGGGGTCGAAGGTCTACATTTAGCCCAGAATCTGCAAAAGCAGGCCGAACGCTTCGGAGCGTTGATAGAATTAGCAGAAGTTAGCTCGATTAAAGACGAAGGACAGTATAAGAAGATCATCACTAGCAATGGAACCTATGGCGCGCGCGCAGTGTTGATAGCGACCGGCAGCGACTATAAGCGACTTAATGTGCCTGGTGAGACTGAGTTCTACGGTCGTGGAGTACACTTTTGCGCTACCTGCGACGGAGCCTTTTATCGCGATAAGCGTTTAGTAGTCGTGGGTGGCGGTAATTCGGCTGCTCAGGAAGGCATGTTCTTAACTAAGTTTGCCTCTCATATCGATATGCTGGTCCGTGGTGATCACCTCAAAGCTAGCGAGGTACTAATTAAGAAGATTGAGAGTTCGGATAAGATTACCGTCCACTTTAATACTACGACAGATGAGATCTTAGGTGAGGAAGGTAAATTTGTCACTGGAGTCCGTGCTACCGATAAGCAGAGTGGAGAGTCACGGGTTATTGCGACCGATGGTGTATTTGTTTTCGTCGGCCTTAATCCTAACACCGCCTTTTTAGCCGATAGCGGAGTTAAGCTTGACGAACATGGGTTCGTCGAGACCGATCGGACATTACAGACTAATATTTCCGGCATTTTCTGTGCTGGAGATGTCCGGGCTGGAGCTACACAACAGATTGCCAGTGCCGTCGGTGAAGGAGCTACCGCCGCTTTGATGATCCGCGAGTATCTGGAGGAAATCGGCTAGCCCGTAGAGTGGCGCATGTAGTACCATGTGGGTAGAGGCTTATGCATAAATTTAAGGAGGGTAAATCTTATGGACGAGAAAAAAGCCAGCGGCCACTCGGTCGCCTTAGCTGTAGTTGCGCTGTTAGCCGGCATATTAATCGGTATTGTTGGCTCTGGCGCGTATGAAGTGGATGACCCAATCGATACCGATGGCACCGGAGAGATTAGTGCTACCGCGGTTAGTTTACGTACCGCGCTGCACGATCAGTGGGTAGAGCTTTCCGGTTTGAACGCTACTATGCTGACAAATGTTTATACCGAGCAGGCCGATAGTGCGGCTGTGCGGGACAGTGTGAGCGAAAGTAGTGCCGAGCTGGGTGGCTTATTAGCAACTTACTACGGGGAAGAGGTAGCGGCCGACTTTACGACAGCATGGTCGGAATATACCGATCAACTGCAGGTTTATGCTGTAGCGGCGCGAGAAGACGAGGCCGTAAATTTACGTTCCGGTGAGGTCGCACTAGCGGAAGCCATCGCAGCGGTAGCTGAGCAGTTAAGCGAGGTGACCGATATTGAGCGCGACGTATGGGATAAAAGCATCACCGAGTATGGTGATCATCTAGTTCAGTTCTTGACTAGTTTTGCGGCCGCTAACTATTCTGAAGCATACATGGCTCGGCGAGAGGCAGCCACTGCTGCTGCTGCACTGGCCGATATGCTGAGCGATGCTACACTCGAACGCTACCCAGACCAGTTTTAAAGACTGTCTGGCTGGCTCAAAGCCGCTCACTCGTGATTAAATAGAGATAATTTAAGCAATTAGCAAGGAGTAGCCGCTATGTCCGAGGTAAGTTATGGCAATGATGCGCCCGATAAGATAAATGTTGTGATCGAGATCCGCAAAGGGGGCGTAAATAAATATGAGCTCGATAAAGATAGCGGGCGGCTGTTCCTCGATCGTGTTAACGGTACTGCCAGCCTCGGCTATCCGGCCGATTATGGCTACGTACCGAATACGCTGTGCGAAGATGGTGATCCGTTGGATGCACTACTGATTATCGATGAGTCGGTACCGCAAGGTGTGGTTGTCCCGTCTCGCGCCATAGGTGTGCTGTACATGGTTGATGACGGTGAGGCCGATGAGAAGTTAATCTGCGTCGCCTCAGATGACGTAACTAAAAGTCACGTTAATTCGCTCGAGGATCTCGGGGCTAATTTTCAGCCGATGGTTGAGCACTTTTACCGACAGTACAAGGCCTGGAAAAACGACTGGCAGGGTACTAAAGTCGATTTTAATGGGTGGGGCGATGCAGCGGCAGCCCGTACGGTAATCTCCGATTCTATTAAGCGTGCCCACGGCTAAGGCCACGCCGGGCAGCTGCCTACATATACCGATAAGGCGCTACGTTACCTTGCAGGATAAGATAATGGCTTTTATAATACACCTTAGAAATAACCACAAGAGGAACATATGAAAACAAAAATTGCCATCAACGGATTTGGCCGTATCGGTCGTAACGCCTTTAAGATTGCCCGGGAACGAGAGGACTTAGAGATTGTAGCTATCAACGATCTGACCGATACCGCCACCTTGGCGCATCTACTTAGATACGATACTAACTACGGACGTTATGGCCGACAGGTTGAAGTGAGCGACGACGGCATTGTAGTCGATGGTCAAGTAGTACGCATTTTAGCCGAACGTGATCCCTCTAAACTTCCGTGGGGTGAAATGGAAATAGATATAGTAATTGAAAGCACAGGTCGCTTCACTAAGACTGAGGATGCTCGTCAGCACGTGATGGCCGGCGCTAAGCGAGTGGTGCTTTCTGCGCCAGCTAAAAGTGCAGGGGCTAAAACTTATGTCTTGGGAGTTAATGACGCCGAATTAGCTGAGGCCGGAGAAGTGGTTTCTAATGCTTCCTGTACAACTAACTGCGTAGCTCCCGTATCGGCCGTGATGGAGGAGAGTTTCGGTATCGACCGTGCTATGCTAACTACCGTTCACTCATACACTGCTTCTCAGATGCTACAGGACGGACCGGCTAAAGACTTACGTGAAGCGCGAGCGGCAGCAGAAAACATCATTCCCACTACGACCGGTGCAGCTATTGCGGCAGCAGAAGCGCTACCATCGCTGGCGGGCAAATTTACCGGTCTGAGCATTCGCGTACCGACCCCGGTCGTAAGTCTAATCGACGTTACCTACTTATTGAAGCGAGAAACTACGGTCGAAGAGATAAATGCGGCTTTCATTACTGCGACGCAACAGCCCAACTGGGACGGTATATTAGGGGTGACCGATGAACCGTTAGTGACGAAAGATTTTGTTGGTGACAGCCGCTCCGCTATCGTCGACCTCTCTCTCACCGATGCCGTGGGGGGTAACTTAGTGAAGGTAGTGGCTTGGTATGACAATGAGTGGGGTTACTGTAATCGACTGGTAGAGCTGGTAGCTCGCCTGGGTAATCAGACATGATCATCTTTCTAGCTGCTGATCACGCTGGTTTTGAATTAAAGCTTAAGCTGAGTGAACATCTAGTGCACCAGGGTTACGAGGTCGAAGATATTGGGCCGTATACGCTGGATAAGGAAGATGACTATCCGAACTACGCCTACGCATTAACAA
Above is a genomic segment from Candidatus Saccharimonadales bacterium containing:
- a CDS encoding FAD-dependent oxidoreductase, whose protein sequence is MAQKNLIIYGAHWCPDSQRVKHWLGEHDVNYVWKNVDDSQAIVDEMLSKTDNTNLIPTLDIDGTILVNPSDDELAAALHEPEEAEINYHDVITIGAGPTALATAIYTTREDIDTVLLEKGVVGGLAATTDLIENYPGFDEGVEGLHLAQNLQKQAERFGALIELAEVSSIKDEGQYKKIITSNGTYGARAVLIATGSDYKRLNVPGETEFYGRGVHFCATCDGAFYRDKRLVVVGGGNSAAQEGMFLTKFASHIDMLVRGDHLKASEVLIKKIESSDKITVHFNTTTDEILGEEGKFVTGVRATDKQSGESRVIATDGVFVFVGLNPNTAFLADSGVKLDEHGFVETDRTLQTNISGIFCAGDVRAGATQQIASAVGEGATAALMIREYLEEIG
- a CDS encoding glutaredoxin family protein, encoding MAKDVTIYTSNTCAYCHAAKEYFKQKDVTYTEINLDEQPEARQQLVELSGQMAVPVILITQEDGSREMTVGFDMPKLASALGV
- a CDS encoding inorganic diphosphatase, with amino-acid sequence MSEVSYGNDAPDKINVVIEIRKGGVNKYELDKDSGRLFLDRVNGTASLGYPADYGYVPNTLCEDGDPLDALLIIDESVPQGVVVPSRAIGVLYMVDDGEADEKLICVASDDVTKSHVNSLEDLGANFQPMVEHFYRQYKAWKNDWQGTKVDFNGWGDAAAARTVISDSIKRAHG
- a CDS encoding GlsB/YeaQ/YmgE family stress response membrane protein, encoding MDGPVIIMTLIVGGLAGWLASLIMKTAAQQGLVMNVIVGIIGSFIGSIVFEALGFEVDANIIGRLIVATVGAVILLAIVRALRR
- a CDS encoding cation-transporting P-type ATPase, which gives rise to MKAYYQQSTTELYEQLKTGEHGLSSAEATARLAEYGPNTIQVETESLWHKLSEPFRSVFMLILAIAAGASLATNEQLDAVIIFAIIVISVVIYYLQRFSADRVLRALEQTDRQLIKVFRDGVEHELPVEQLVPGDVVELHEGEKVPADARLVTADNVRSDEALLTGESAPVAKVIQPARAKKQVYDQTNMLFRGAFIVSGTAVAVVVATGNATEFGQIAALSRRTDLTSPVRAKIDRLISQIVGVVALISLGVFGLGFYRGLDLAESIRLVLTLSVAVIPEGLPIAISVILVLGMRRMAKQQALVRSMSAIENIGSITTIATDKTGTLTQNKLSIQDVWLPSEPLELRQVAEAVYLSVNQGKGELFDPLDSALMAFATSYHVSSVTGHDLVSSLTFEQEQAMSGNVWQDAKGYETYVKGAPERIVAASSLSDKRRQAIEERLHALTAKGYRVIALARIHRGKEVPQTLTAVREEGLEFLALIAVADELRAEAKQSVLDAQAAGVNVRMVTGDHAETAFAIGKELGLVEQRSQVFDCTAIDQLSESELKEKVNNAQVFARVLPEYKHRILSILKTSQIVAMTGDGVNDVPALTNSHIGIAMGSGSQIAKEAGDIVLLDDNFSSITAALRQGRVIFDNIRRMLYYLLSSNLGEVLTVVAALVVGLPLPLLPVQILWINLATDTSMVIPLGLEPAEYDVMSRPPRPPKQPIFTKAMISRMALAGVTMAIVAIAFFQYHLQTESADYARTVVFNILIVIQLAHAFNARSEWQSVFARLGVMNFKFYVGLILTVGLHVLSLRGPLGPILHLELITLEDIIISGGVALTAILAVSELHKFIGRRYFQRN
- the gap gene encoding type I glyceraldehyde-3-phosphate dehydrogenase, yielding MKTKIAINGFGRIGRNAFKIAREREDLEIVAINDLTDTATLAHLLRYDTNYGRYGRQVEVSDDGIVVDGQVVRILAERDPSKLPWGEMEIDIVIESTGRFTKTEDARQHVMAGAKRVVLSAPAKSAGAKTYVLGVNDAELAEAGEVVSNASCTTNCVAPVSAVMEESFGIDRAMLTTVHSYTASQMLQDGPAKDLREARAAAENIIPTTTGAAIAAAEALPSLAGKFTGLSIRVPTPVVSLIDVTYLLKRETTVEEINAAFITATQQPNWDGILGVTDEPLVTKDFVGDSRSAIVDLSLTDAVGGNLVKVVAWYDNEWGYCNRLVELVARLGNQT